A genomic region of Miscanthus floridulus cultivar M001 chromosome 3, ASM1932011v1, whole genome shotgun sequence contains the following coding sequences:
- the LOC136541464 gene encoding valine--tRNA ligase, chloroplastic/mitochondrial 2-like isoform X1, with protein MALARPSSALLSCSSSTCLRHLNPLLLAAAACRRPAWAPRCAARRFCAAIASETDVFTSPEVAKSFDFTNEERIYKWWESQGFFKPNFDRGGDPFVIPMPPPNVTGSLHMGHAMFVTLEDIMVRYFRMKGRPALWIPGTDHAGIATQLVVEKMLAAEGVKRTDMTREEFTKKVWEWKEKYGGTITNQIRRLGASCDWSRERFTLDEQLSRAVVEAFVRLHDKGLIYQGSYLVNWSPNLQTAVSDLEVEYSEEPGNLYFIKYRVAGGTRDDFMTIATTRPETLFGDVAIAVNPEDKRYAQYVGKLAIVPLTCGRHVPIIADRYVDPEFGTGVLKISPGHDHNDYHIARKLGLPILNAMNKDGTLNDVAGIYSGMDRFEAREKLWSDLVETNLAVKKEPYTLRVPRSQRGGEVIEPLISKQWFVTMEPLAEKALHAVENGQLTILPERFEKIYNHWLTNIKDWCISRQLWWGHRIPVWYIVGKKCEEDYIVARTEEEALAKAQEKYGKSVEIYQDPDVLDTWFSSALWPFSTLGWPDLSKEDYKHFYPSTVLETGHDILFFWVARMVMMGIEFTGSVPFSYVYLHGLIRDAEGRKMSKTLGNVIDPLDTIKDYGTDALRFTLSLGTAGQDLNLSTERLTSNKAFTNKLWNAGKFLLQNLPDKSDVSAWDVLLANKFDSEASLQKLPLPECWVVTGLHELIDKVSRSYDKFFFGDAAREIYDFFWGDFADWYIEASKTRLYHSSDKFAAATAQSVLVYVFENILKLTSSLLLQPRAFWCMCLKTY; from the exons ATGGCGCTCGCGCGCCCGTCCTCCGCGCTcctctcctgctcctcctccacctgccTCCGCCACCTCAACccgctcctcctcgccgccgccgcctgccgccGGCCGGCGTGGGCCCCGCGCTGCGCCGCCCGCAGGTTCTGCGCAG CGATTGCCTCCGAGACGGATGTGTTCACCTCCCCGGAGGTCGCGAAGTCGTTCGACTTCACCAACGAGGAGCGGATTTACAAGTG GTGGGAATCTCAGGGATTCTTTAAGCCTAACTTCGACCGTGGAGGAGATCCATTTGTCATCCCGATGCCACCACCAAATGTTACCGGATCACTACATATGGGCCATGCTATGTTTGTCACCCTTGAG GATATAATGGTTAGATATTTCCGAATGAAAGGGAGACCTGCACTCTGGATACCTGGCACTGACCATGCTGGGATTGCGACTCAG TTGGTTGTGGAAAAGATGCTGGCCGCTGAAGGTGTCAAGAGGACAGATATGACACGAGAGGAGTTCACCAAAAAAGTTTGGGAGTGGAAAGAGAA ATATGGGGGCACTATCACTAATCAGATTAGGCGACTGGGTGCATCTTGTGATTGGAGTCGTGAACGTTTCACTCTTGATGAGCAATTGAGCC GTGCAGTTGTTGAAGCATTCGTTAGACTCCATGATAAAGGTCTTATATATCAAG GCTCTTATTTGGTCAACTGGTCTCCTAACCTGCAAACTGCAGTATCTGATTTA GAAGTAGAATACTCTGAAGAACCTGGAAATTTGTACTTCATCAAGTACCGTGTTGCTGGTGGAACCAG GGATGATTTTATGACTATTGCGACCACAAGACCTGAAACTCTATTTGGTGATGTTGCAATTGCTGTTAACCCAGAG GATAAGCGTTATGCCCAATATGTTGGCAAATTGGCTATTGTACCGTTGACTTGTGGGAGACATGTCCCTATTATTGCTGACCGG TATGTTGATCCAGAATTTGGGACTGGGGTGCTGAAGATTAGCCCTGGACATGATCATAATGATTATCATATTGCTCGAAAGCTTGGGCTGCCAATTCTAAATGCTATGAACAAAGATGGTACGCTAAATGATGTTGCTGGAATATACAG tGGTATGGATCGATTTGAGGCCCGAGAAAAGTTGTGGTCGGACCTTGTTGAGACTAACTTGGCAGTAAAGAAAGAACCTTATACACTTCGAGTCCCTAGGTCTCAACGGGGTGGTGAA GTGATTGAGCCTTTGATTAGTAAGCAATGGTTTGTTACGATGGAGCCATTGGCTGAAAAGGCTCTCCATGCTGTTGAAAATGGGCAATTAACCATTCTTCCGGAGAGATTTGAGAAG ATCTATAATCATTGGCTAACAAACATAAAGGATTGGTGTATAAGTAGACAATTGTGGTGGGGTCATCGTATACCAGTTTGGTATATTGTTGGAAAGAAATGTGAAGAAGACTATATTGTTGCTAGAACCGAAGAGGAGGCACTTGCAAAAGCTCAGGAAAAATATGGAAAATCAGTTGAAATATATCAAGACCCTGATGTTCTTGATACTTGGTTCTCAAG TGCTCTGTGGCCTTTCAGCACGCTTGGTTGGCCTGATCTTTCCAAGGAGGATTATAAGCATTTTTACCCTTCAACTGTTCTGGAGACAGG CCATGACATTTTGTTCTTCTGGGTTGCACGAATGGTCATGATGGGAATTGAGTTCACAGGATCAGTACCATTTTCTTATGTCTATCTTCATGGTCTTATCCGGGATGCTGAG GGTCGAAAAATGTCGAAGACATTGGGGAATGTCATTGATCCCCTAGATACCATCAAAGATTACGGGACAGATGCTTTGAGATTTACACTATCTTTGGGCACTGCAGGCCAG GACCTCAATCTCTCTACAGAAAGGTTGACATCAAATAAGGCTTTCACAAACAAGCTGTGGAACGCAGGCAAATTTTTGTTGCAGAATTTGCCTGATAAAAGTGATGTCTCGGCATGGGATGTCTTGTTAGCAAATAAG TTCGACTCAGAAGCATCACTCCAGAAACTGCCATTGCCAGAATGCTGGGTG GTTACAGGACTACATGAACTCATTGATAAGGTCAGCAGAAGCTATGACAAGTTTTTCTTTGGAGATGCTGCTAGAGAAATATATGATTTCTTCTGGGGGGATTTTGCTGATTG GTATATTGAAGCTAGTAAAACACGGCTTTACCACTCAAGTGACAAGTTCGCTGCTGCTACAGCCCAGAGCGTTCTGGTGTATGTGTTTGAAAACATACTGAAGCTGACAAGTTCGCTGCTGCTACAGCCCAGAGCGTTCTGGTGTATGTGTTTGAAAACATACTGA
- the LOC136541464 gene encoding valine--tRNA ligase, chloroplastic/mitochondrial 2-like isoform X2, translated as MALARPSSALLSCSSSTCLRHLNPLLLAAAACRRPAWAPRCAARRFCAAIASETDVFTSPEVAKSFDFTNEERIYKWWESQGFFKPNFDRGGDPFVIPMPPPNVTGSLHMGHAMFVTLEDIMVRYFRMKGRPALWIPGTDHAGIATQLVVEKMLAAEGVKRTDMTREEFTKKVWEWKEKYGGTITNQIRRLGASCDWSRERFTLDEQLSRAVVEAFVRLHDKGLIYQGSYLVNWSPNLQTAVSDLEVEYSEEPGNLYFIKYRVAGGTRDDFMTIATTRPETLFGDVAIAVNPEDKRYAQYVGKLAIVPLTCGRHVPIIADRYVDPEFGTGVLKISPGHDHNDYHIARKLGLPILNAMNKDGTLNDVAGIYSGMDRFEAREKLWSDLVETNLAVKKEPYTLRVPRSQRGGEVIEPLISKQWFVTMEPLAEKALHAVENGQLTILPERFEKIYNHWLTNIKDWCISRQLWWGHRIPVWYIVGKKCEEDYIVARTEEEALAKAQEKYGKSVEIYQDPDVLDTWFSSALWPFSTLGWPDLSKEDYKHFYPSTVLETGHDILFFWVARMVMMGIEFTGSVPFSYVYLHGLIRDAEGRKMSKTLGNVIDPLDTIKDYGTDALRFTLSLGTAGQDLNLSTERLTSNKAFTNKLWNAGKFLLQNLPDKSDVSAWDVLLANKFDSEASLQKLPLPECWVVTGLHELIDKVSRSYDKFFFGDAAREIYDFFWGDFADWYIEASKTRLYHSSDKFAAATAQSVLVYVFENILKLTSSYMPFVTEELWQAFPYRKQALMVTPWPTTGLPKDLRSIKRFQNLQSLIRGIRNVRAEYSVEPAKRISASVVATADVLEYVSKEKQVLALLSKLDVQNVNFTESVPGDANQSVHTVADEGLEAYLPLADMVDVSEEVKRLSKRLSKMQSEYDALVARLNSPSFVEKAPEDIVRGVREKSSEAGEKISLTKNRLAFLQSTIST; from the exons ATGGCGCTCGCGCGCCCGTCCTCCGCGCTcctctcctgctcctcctccacctgccTCCGCCACCTCAACccgctcctcctcgccgccgccgcctgccgccGGCCGGCGTGGGCCCCGCGCTGCGCCGCCCGCAGGTTCTGCGCAG CGATTGCCTCCGAGACGGATGTGTTCACCTCCCCGGAGGTCGCGAAGTCGTTCGACTTCACCAACGAGGAGCGGATTTACAAGTG GTGGGAATCTCAGGGATTCTTTAAGCCTAACTTCGACCGTGGAGGAGATCCATTTGTCATCCCGATGCCACCACCAAATGTTACCGGATCACTACATATGGGCCATGCTATGTTTGTCACCCTTGAG GATATAATGGTTAGATATTTCCGAATGAAAGGGAGACCTGCACTCTGGATACCTGGCACTGACCATGCTGGGATTGCGACTCAG TTGGTTGTGGAAAAGATGCTGGCCGCTGAAGGTGTCAAGAGGACAGATATGACACGAGAGGAGTTCACCAAAAAAGTTTGGGAGTGGAAAGAGAA ATATGGGGGCACTATCACTAATCAGATTAGGCGACTGGGTGCATCTTGTGATTGGAGTCGTGAACGTTTCACTCTTGATGAGCAATTGAGCC GTGCAGTTGTTGAAGCATTCGTTAGACTCCATGATAAAGGTCTTATATATCAAG GCTCTTATTTGGTCAACTGGTCTCCTAACCTGCAAACTGCAGTATCTGATTTA GAAGTAGAATACTCTGAAGAACCTGGAAATTTGTACTTCATCAAGTACCGTGTTGCTGGTGGAACCAG GGATGATTTTATGACTATTGCGACCACAAGACCTGAAACTCTATTTGGTGATGTTGCAATTGCTGTTAACCCAGAG GATAAGCGTTATGCCCAATATGTTGGCAAATTGGCTATTGTACCGTTGACTTGTGGGAGACATGTCCCTATTATTGCTGACCGG TATGTTGATCCAGAATTTGGGACTGGGGTGCTGAAGATTAGCCCTGGACATGATCATAATGATTATCATATTGCTCGAAAGCTTGGGCTGCCAATTCTAAATGCTATGAACAAAGATGGTACGCTAAATGATGTTGCTGGAATATACAG tGGTATGGATCGATTTGAGGCCCGAGAAAAGTTGTGGTCGGACCTTGTTGAGACTAACTTGGCAGTAAAGAAAGAACCTTATACACTTCGAGTCCCTAGGTCTCAACGGGGTGGTGAA GTGATTGAGCCTTTGATTAGTAAGCAATGGTTTGTTACGATGGAGCCATTGGCTGAAAAGGCTCTCCATGCTGTTGAAAATGGGCAATTAACCATTCTTCCGGAGAGATTTGAGAAG ATCTATAATCATTGGCTAACAAACATAAAGGATTGGTGTATAAGTAGACAATTGTGGTGGGGTCATCGTATACCAGTTTGGTATATTGTTGGAAAGAAATGTGAAGAAGACTATATTGTTGCTAGAACCGAAGAGGAGGCACTTGCAAAAGCTCAGGAAAAATATGGAAAATCAGTTGAAATATATCAAGACCCTGATGTTCTTGATACTTGGTTCTCAAG TGCTCTGTGGCCTTTCAGCACGCTTGGTTGGCCTGATCTTTCCAAGGAGGATTATAAGCATTTTTACCCTTCAACTGTTCTGGAGACAGG CCATGACATTTTGTTCTTCTGGGTTGCACGAATGGTCATGATGGGAATTGAGTTCACAGGATCAGTACCATTTTCTTATGTCTATCTTCATGGTCTTATCCGGGATGCTGAG GGTCGAAAAATGTCGAAGACATTGGGGAATGTCATTGATCCCCTAGATACCATCAAAGATTACGGGACAGATGCTTTGAGATTTACACTATCTTTGGGCACTGCAGGCCAG GACCTCAATCTCTCTACAGAAAGGTTGACATCAAATAAGGCTTTCACAAACAAGCTGTGGAACGCAGGCAAATTTTTGTTGCAGAATTTGCCTGATAAAAGTGATGTCTCGGCATGGGATGTCTTGTTAGCAAATAAG TTCGACTCAGAAGCATCACTCCAGAAACTGCCATTGCCAGAATGCTGGGTG GTTACAGGACTACATGAACTCATTGATAAGGTCAGCAGAAGCTATGACAAGTTTTTCTTTGGAGATGCTGCTAGAGAAATATATGATTTCTTCTGGGGGGATTTTGCTGATTG GTATATTGAAGCTAGTAAAACACGGCTTTACCACTCAAGTGACAAGTTCGCTGCTGCTACAGCCCAGAGCGTTCTGGTGTATGTGTTTGAAAACATACTGAAGCTGACAAGTTC CTATATGCCATTCGTCACTGAAGAATTATGGCAG GCATTTCCATACAGAAAACAAGCACTTATGGTTACTCCCTGGCCTACCACTGGCCTTCCTAAGGATTTGAGGTCCATCAAAAGGTTCCAGAATTTGCAATCATTG ATAAGAGGAATCAGAAATGTTCGAGCAGAATATTCTGTTGAGCCAGCTAAACGGATATCAGCTTCTGTTGTTGCTACTGCAGATGTCCTGGAATATGTATCG AAGGAGAAGCAGGTCCTAGCTTTACTTTCAAAGCTTGACGTTCAGAATGTAAATTTTACTGAATCAGTACCAG GTGATGCAAACCAGTCGGTTCACACTGTTGCTGATGAGGGTTTGGAGGCCTATCTACCTTTGGCTGATATGGTTGATGTGTCTGAAGAGGTTAAGCGGCTCTCCAAGCGCCTCTCTAAGATGCAATCGGAGTATGATGCTCTTGTAGCCCGCCTCAATTCCCCCAGT TTTGTAGAAAAGGCTCCTGAAGATATTGTTCGTGGAGTTCGTGAAAAATCGTCCGAGGCAGGCGAGAAGATCTCTCTAACTAAGAATCGTCTTGCTTTTCTGCAATCAACCATCTCCACTTAA